Genomic window (Akkermansiaceae bacterium):
GTGAGATCACTTCCCTGCTGAGGAAGGGACAGGAGGAGCTGCAGAAGAAACTGGCGCTGCTCCCCGACCGGATGCTGGATCTGCACCGCAAGCGTCTGGCACGCCTTCACAATGCCTACGTGGAGGAAGTGGAACGCATCCGGAAGGAGGCGGAGGAAACCTCCGGCCGGCGCAAGCAGGCCCGCGCGAATGCCGCCCAAACCGCCACCGTTGCGATGGAAAACTCCATCAACCAGCTCGCCGGGCCATGGCAGGATGATGTGGTCGGGACCCAGCACACGCTTTCCGGACTGGATGAGGGATCCGCGGTGGCATTTCCGGCATGGACGGAGCAATCCGCATCCGCATGGTCCCCTCCGCAGGCGGCACCGGCGGCCATCCGGATCGGCCGGATCCATCTCGAACCATCCCGCTTTCCGGGAGGTGTCCCGAAACACCCGGCCTTTCCGCTCACGGAGTCGTCCGCCCCGCTGGCCCTCGGTTTCCCGGAACGCGGCTCCATCCTGATCGAAACGGACGGCGACTCCCCGGCGGCAACGGCCGCCCTCAACGCCATCTCCATCCGCATCCTCGCCTCACTGCCACCGGGCCGGGCAACCTTCGTCTTCATCGACCCCATCGGCCTCGGAAGGGATTTCGCGGGACTGATGCACCTGGCCGACTACGAGGAAACGCTCATCTCACACCGCATCTGGACCCAGCAAGCCCAGATCGAGGAACGCCTGGCGGAAGTCAACGAGCACATCGAGAAGGTCATCCAGATGTACCTGCGGAATGAGTTCGCCACCATCGCTGACTACAATGCGCAGGCTGGCGTCATCGCGGAGAAATACCGCTTCCTGGTCATCGCGGGATTTCCCTCCGCATTCAGTGACACGGCGATGAAGCGGCTGCGCTCGATCGCTTCCAGCGGTGCCCGCTGCGGCGTCCATCTCCTGATCCAGCGGGATGTCCGGCAGGCCGGGGTCGATCCCGCGCTGGATGAGGAACTCCACGGAGCCTGCCTGACCGTTTCCGCCCGTAAGGGGGAACTGGTGCTGGCAGGCAACCGCGTGACCTTCGACCCGGCGCCGGAGGATCCGTTCGCCAGCACGCTGATCCACCGGATCGGGAAGGCGAGTGTGGATTCCAACCGGGTGGAGGTTCCATTTTCGCAGATCATGCCTGCGGCGGACGAGGTCTGGTCGCTGGACACCGCGGAGGAACTCCGTGTTCCCATCGGCCGGACAGGGGCGAAGAAGCTCCAGATGTTCTCGCTGGGAAAAGGCACCCGCCAGCACGCCCTCATCGCGGGCAAGACCGGCTCCGGAAAGTCCACCCTGTTCCATGTCATCATCACCAACCTCGCCCTCTGGTCCTCACCGGAGCAGGTGGAGTTCTACCTGGTGGACTTCAAGAAGGGCGTCGAGTTCAAGTGCTACGCTGACCGGAGGCTTCCGCACGCCCGTGTCATCGCCATCGAAAGCGACCGCCAGTTCGCCCTGAGCGTGCTGCAGCGGGTGGATGCGGAGTTGAAACAGCGGGGCGAGTTGTTCCGGAAGGCAAGCTCCCAGGACCTCGCCTCCTACAACCGCAGCGGCGCCGGACGCCTGCCGCGCACCCTGTTGCTCATCGACGAGTTCCAGGAGTTTTTCACCGAGGATGATCCGGTGGCCCAGCAGGCATCGCTGCTGCTGGACCGCATCGTCCGGCAGGGCCGCGCCTTCGGCATCCATGTCATCCTCGGCTCCCAGACGCTTGGCGGGGCCTACACGCTGGCCCGGGCCACGCTTGGCCAGATGGCGGTCCGCATCGCCCTCCAGTGCAATGAATCCGACGCCCACCTCATCATGGATGAGGACAACCCCGCGCCGCGCATGCTGACCCGCCCCGGAGAAGGGATCTACAATGACCAATCCGGAACGACCGCGGCGAACAGCCCCTTCCAGATCGTCTGGCTGCCGGAAAACGAGCGGGACGCCATCCTCACCCGTGTGAAAACGATGGCCGATGAAGCCGGCAATGGAGACGCTCCAATCATCTTCGAAGGAAACGCTCCTGCCGAGATCGCCTCCAACCCGGACCTCTCGGAAGCCCTGCGGGCAGCACCAGCCACCCGCCCTGCCGTCGCCCACGCGTGGCTTGGCGCACCGAATTCCATCAAAGGTCCGACCGCCGCCACCTTCCGCCGCCAGAGTGGCAGCAACCTGCTCGTGGTCAGCCAATCTTCGGAGCAATCCGCCTCCCTGCTGGCCGGTGCGCTCATTTCACTGGCAGCACAATATCCGGAGGACCAGGCGGAGTTCATCATCCTCGACCCACAGGCGGCGGACGATTCCGCTGGAAGCATCCTGAAAGACCTTGCGGAAAAACTCCCCCACTCCACCCGCGTCGGCGGTCCTGCGGAGGCGGCGGAGTGGTTCAACGGACTGGCCGCAGATCTCGCGGCCCGGGCGGCCGACTCAGGGAAAGGCTCCCCCGAGGTCTTCGTGCTCATCCATGATCTCCACCGTTTCAAGGCACTGCGCCCCGATGATGAGTTCCGCTTCAGCTATGATGAGAGCGCACCCGCCGCGACGCCTTCACAGACCTTCGCGGATCTGGTCGGCGAGGGTGGTTCTTCCGGATTCCATGTCATCGCCTCGACGGATACATGGAACAACGTGGGCCGGTGGATTCCGCGCAAGCTGCTCGCGGAGTTCGGGATGCGCGTGCTGTTCCAGATGAGTGCCGCGGATTCCTCCAATCTCATCGACTCCCCGGAAGCATCCGGCCTGGGACTGCACAAGGCGCTGCTGCATAACGAACAGCTCGCCACGCTGGAGGTGTTCCGGCCCTATGCCCCGCTGGAGACGGCATGGACGGAGGAGGCTGCCGCACAGATCGCGGAAAGAAGCTAGTGAAGCTACTCCCCAGCGCGGGCGAACCTGACGACGAACACGCCGCAGGGCGGCACATCGACTTTCAGGCTGTTCGCGCCTGCTGAAACGACCTCGACCGATGGCACCACCACGTTCCGGTTTCCGCTGTCGTTCATCGCGTTGATGTCCTGGTGAGCCAGCTTCCACACCGATTCACAGGTATAGCCTTCCGGCAAGGCGACTGTGACGGTCTGCGCGGTGTCCGGGGACCGATTCACGAGGGAAACATGGACATGCCCGTCGTCCGCCAGCACGGCGGCGGCATCCACATAGGGCAGGGATACGCCCTCCATCGAAATCGGATCGTAGCGGGTGTCACCGTCGATGGTGGGCTTGATGGTCGTCATGTCGAGCGACGCACCCTTGGTCACCACATCCAGTTTCCGGCCGACCATCCGCTCCCGGTATTGTTTGAACACCGGGTAAATGGCCGTGCGGAAGGCGTCATCCTCACCCACCGTCCGGACCAGCCCGTGGGCATTGACCGGGAAAATGTAGTTCGCCATCCCGACCGTGGGACTCTGCCGGATGAAGGCGTTGAGCATCCCCCCGACCACCGCCGCATCGAACGCGCGACGCGGTGACTGGCGGCTGAACGCGAAGCCTTTCTCCCCATTGACGGAGTGACGGTTGTTCCACTCGTCCACGCTCAGCCGGATCGGCCGGTCCTCGCGGCCGAGCTTCCGGTTCGCTTCCTTCAGTTGCCCGCCAAGCTGGACGAGGTGGGCTTCCATCTCCGCCGGCGCGAACAAGGTGTTCAGCGGATCCTGGATCTCCCCATCCTTGACCTTGGAGTTCACGTAGTAGTGCTGGGTCAGGAAGTCGATCAGGCGGCCGTTCTCCCCCAGCACCATTTCATTCCATTTCTTCGTGTGGCCGATGCCCAGCAACTGCAGGTCCGGATGGTAGTGGCGGATCGTTCCCGCCCACACCTTCAGCCTCCGGGCATACTGCTCGTCCGTTTCCTGCACCCGCGCGCTCCGGCTCTTGAGATAGTTCTCGTTGCCGATGCACCAGAACCGGACGCCGTAGGGTTCCCGGTGGCCGTTCTTCGCACGGAGTTTCCCGAGATCCGATGTCTCATCACCATTCACATAGGAAATCCAGTCCAGAGCCTCTCCCAGCGTTCCCTCATGGGCAGGATGGAGGCTCATGTTCAGGTTGATGTAGGGAACGGTCCCCACCTTCTTGCACCACTGGAGGAACTCATCGGTCCCGAACTGATGATTCTCCACCCCTCCCCACGCCAGGTTCGGCACGGTGGGGCGCCCGCCTTTCGGGCCGATGCCGTTGCGCCACTGGTATTCATAAACGACGGTCCCTCCCGGCCAGCGCATGACCGGGATCTGGAGTTCCCGCAGGTGCGGGATGAGATGCTGCCTGACGACGCCGTTCTTGTCCGCAACACCGCCGTAGATCATCTGGTCGTTCACGTTCTCCAGCATCTGTCCGTAGATCATCGGGTCGATCCGGGCGGGGGCGTCCGGAATCCCGACGGTAACGGTGGTCGCCTGTGCCCGGATCCGCCCGGCACAAGCGACCAACAATGAGCAAATCAGCAACGGGACGGAGTTTCGGACGAAGGATCTCATCGGATAGGTCATGACACACGATCCCTGCCGAAGCCATGGTCAAAGCCCACCCAACCATGTCCGGGAAGCCCATCTCCATCATCCAAGGCCGTGGTCCCTCGCCTGGACCTTCTCCCGCTCGCGGTACTTCGCCGGTGGCTCGCCGAATTCCTTCGTGAATGCCTTGCTGAAGGAAAACGCGTCCCCATACCCCACCTCTTCCGCGATCACCTGGTGGGTTTCGTTGGTCAGCATCAGCAGCTCGCATGCTTTCCGGAGACGCAGGAGCGTCAGCCTCTGCCGCGGGCTGCACCCGTAATGTTTCTGGCAAAGGCGGCGGAGATGCTCGCGTCCGACGTTCGCCACTCCGGCCATTTCGTCGATGCTCCATTCCCCGTTCAGCCCGGATCCCACCGCCGCCCACATCCGCGCCAACCTCGGTTCCTCCTCCACCGGCTTCACCAGACCCACCAGGGACGCCCGGATCAGGTCGCACCAGATCCCCGTCAGCCGCGGGTCATTCGCCCGCGCGACCTCTTCCAACAAGCCCATGTTCGCCGCCTGCAGGGAATAGGCCGAAGCCCGCGTCAGCCACGGCCCCGGATCCCGGAATACCTCAGGATAGGAGGCATCCGGCTCGAACCGCACCCAAACGTAGTGCCACTCCTTCACCTTTGGCGAAACCCTGTAGCCATGGGGCGCTCCCGGCGGCATGACATAAGCCGCGTCCTTTCCCGCCTCCTGCCAGGAGCCTTCCGCCACGACCAGTCCCTCACCCGCAACCGTCACCAGCACCAATCCGAACCCCGGCGAGGGCCGGATGAAAGACCACTCGCCGCCCGCCGTCGTCACCCCGATGTCGCGGATCCCCAGCTTCCGCAGCAGGGGACATGCATCGCCGTCCACCACCTTGCGGTCGATCACATCCACGAATCCCTCTGTCTCGACCAGGCGCATTGGCGCATACTTTCGCAACAGAACGCCGGTCTCTTTCAATCCGAATCTCCGGGGTCCATCGTTCCGCCATCGTCCTCCGCCCCGTTTCTGGAGCGGAAATCCGCGCTTTCCCCGTGGATTGACAGCCCCGCACCCCTCCCCCATCGTCCCCGGGATCCCGCTTTTCCCGCATTCATCCATGATTTTCAAAAGTCTCTGCCGCCACGCTGGTATCGGCGCGAATTCCTACCTTCTGGAAACTTCCTCCGCCCGCGTGGTGCTCGACTCCGGCATGCACCCGAAGCATGAAGGGATCGAAGCCACCCCGCACTTCGAGTTCCTGCAACCGGCGACGGTGGACGCGGTGGTCGTGACCCACTCCCACCTCGACCATGTGGGCACGTTGCCCGTGCTGCTCGGTGAACAACCCCATGCGAAGGTCTTCCTGTCCCCGGAGACGGCGGAGCTTTCCTGCGCGCTGCTGCACAACTCCGTGAACGTCATGCAGGCGAAGCGGATCGAGCTGGGCATCACCGAATACCCGCTTTTCGAGCACAAGGACATCGACCGCATTTCCGAAGGCTTCGAGCACAAGGGCATCGAGCGCCCGTTCGACCTCGACTATGACGGGACGATCCGCGCCACCTTCCATGACGCGGGGCACATCCTCGGTTCGGTGGCCGTGACCATCAAGGCGGAGGGCAAGACCATCCTCTACACCGGGGACGTGAACTTCGAGGACGCCACCGTCCAGAAAGGTGCCCTGCTGCCGGAGGAAACGGTGGACGCCCTCATCATCGAGACCACCCGCGGCGACCACGCCCGCAAGCCGGACTACAACCGGAAGGACGAGGAGAACGCGTTGGCGGACGC
Coding sequences:
- a CDS encoding AAA family ATPase — translated: MPNATDPMDPARILSAIEGIKRRVAETAEAELELEKTRKSRSLKLAQEITRREDSDASALAARLAELESTYETATSARERAYMGRRDHLPRAYHASRASLAKRLEEKKLEAVGKAQGTILSERKVLHERLAETTSRHQAVMVDLLTDREAIRQLRDETFRVFRTYGPVLESLFEKKNGSDAGSGGREESLEQIAAGRGHLAKAAGQPLANAFRLAPLWAVMLVAGGIHVGIVRGVGPWLFATVGLVLLVWSIGLIQAWPAARRIADCVARARDASKNAEKTSAGEVSAVAEEVAEHEKAHSEGLTHTFQATESEITSLLRKGQEELQKKLALLPDRMLDLHRKRLARLHNAYVEEVERIRKEAEETSGRRKQARANAAQTATVAMENSINQLAGPWQDDVVGTQHTLSGLDEGSAVAFPAWTEQSASAWSPPQAAPAAIRIGRIHLEPSRFPGGVPKHPAFPLTESSAPLALGFPERGSILIETDGDSPAATAALNAISIRILASLPPGRATFVFIDPIGLGRDFAGLMHLADYEETLISHRIWTQQAQIEERLAEVNEHIEKVIQMYLRNEFATIADYNAQAGVIAEKYRFLVIAGFPSAFSDTAMKRLRSIASSGARCGVHLLIQRDVRQAGVDPALDEELHGACLTVSARKGELVLAGNRVTFDPAPEDPFASTLIHRIGKASVDSNRVEVPFSQIMPAADEVWSLDTAEELRVPIGRTGAKKLQMFSLGKGTRQHALIAGKTGSGKSTLFHVIITNLALWSSPEQVEFYLVDFKKGVEFKCYADRRLPHARVIAIESDRQFALSVLQRVDAELKQRGELFRKASSQDLASYNRSGAGRLPRTLLLIDEFQEFFTEDDPVAQQASLLLDRIVRQGRAFGIHVILGSQTLGGAYTLARATLGQMAVRIALQCNESDAHLIMDEDNPAPRMLTRPGEGIYNDQSGTTAANSPFQIVWLPENERDAILTRVKTMADEAGNGDAPIIFEGNAPAEIASNPDLSEALRAAPATRPAVAHAWLGAPNSIKGPTAATFRRQSGSNLLVVSQSSEQSASLLAGALISLAAQYPEDQAEFIILDPQAADDSAGSILKDLAEKLPHSTRVGGPAEAAEWFNGLAADLAARAADSGKGSPEVFVLIHDLHRFKALRPDDEFRFSYDESAPAATPSQTFADLVGEGGSSGFHVIASTDTWNNVGRWIPRKLLAEFGMRVLFQMSAADSSNLIDSPEASGLGLHKALLHNEQLATLEVFRPYAPLETAWTEEAAAQIAERS
- a CDS encoding helix-turn-helix transcriptional regulator, giving the protein MRLVETEGFVDVIDRKVVDGDACPLLRKLGIRDIGVTTAGGEWSFIRPSPGFGLVLVTVAGEGLVVAEGSWQEAGKDAAYVMPPGAPHGYRVSPKVKEWHYVWVRFEPDASYPEVFRDPGPWLTRASAYSLQAANMGLLEEVARANDPRLTGIWCDLIRASLVGLVKPVEEEPRLARMWAAVGSGLNGEWSIDEMAGVANVGREHLRRLCQKHYGCSPRQRLTLLRLRKACELLMLTNETHQVIAEEVGYGDAFSFSKAFTKEFGEPPAKYREREKVQARDHGLG